gccgggacattgagtgtctttaagacagaaattgataaattcttgatttctcgaggaattaaaggctatggggagagagcgggtaaatggagttgaaatcaaccatgattgaatggtggagtggactcgatgggccgaatggccttacatccgctcctatgtcttatggtcttatggttatgcactttggttggaagactagaggcatagactattttctaaatgggaaaaggcttaggaaatcagaagcaaaaggaaCTAAGGAagcctagttcaagattctcttaatgttaacgtgcaggttcagttggcagttagggaggcaaatgcaatgttagcattcatgttgagaaggctagaatacaagaacaggaatatacttctgaggctgtatagggctctggtcagacccaatttggagtattgtgagcagttttgggccttgaatctaaggaatgatgtgctggcattggaaagtttccagaggaggttcacaagaacgatccctacaatgaagagcttgtcatatgaggagctgttgaggactctgggtttgtactcgttggagtttagaagaatgggggtgGAACTTttgaacttacaggatactgagaggcctggatagagtggacgtggagaggatgtttccactagtaggaaataCTAGAATCATAGagcacaacctcagactaaaggaacaatcCTTCAGCACTGAGATGaccaggaatttcttcagccagaggatggtgaatctgtggaaccctttgcctcagaaggctgtgcagatcaaatcactgagtgtgtttaagacagagatagataggttcttgattaatagggggatcaggggttatggggagaaggcagaagaatagggatgagaaacatatcagtcatgattgaatggtggagcagactcgatgggccgaatggcctaattctgcttctatgtcttatggcttCTGATCAAGATGGAAGTGGATATGGGCGCTGCAGTATCACTGATACCTGAGATAATATAGATCAGAATCTAAAACATGTacctttaaaaccatcaaatgttGCCCTAAGGACATGCACAGAAGAGGGGATGCATTATGGTGCATGTGGAAGTTAATAGTCAAAAAGCAGAGTTACCTCTCCCCATTGTCCAAGGAAATTTTCCAGACTTCAAGGAATCATCGCCTGCCTGTTTTGTGAACTCCAGCATGGTGTCACACcagacacatcttcccctcattcCCCCTGTTAGCAGTACACAGGGATGATTCCCTTCAGGATACCCTGGTTCACATcctcaacacctcaccctcttccctcgGCACCTTCCAATACAATCACAGAAGCTTTAACATCTACCCCTTTACCTTCCCtctgctcaccatccaagggcctaaacactcttttcgaGTGAGCCAGTCCTTCACGTGCCCGTCCTTCTGGTCTATTGAATTCGCTGCTACCATTGCGGTCtactctatattggagagactaaacgcagactagatgaccgctttgcagaacatcaGTCCATCCGCaaacaggacccagaccttcctgccaCTTTCTGTATGAAGAAAGGCGGAAGGTACTcaagcgggaaattaggaaggctaggagggggtcatgaaaagtccttgtcaAGTAGGATTAAGgcgaatcccaaagctttttattcatacgtaaaaagcaagagggtggccagggaaaagattggaccacttaaggacagtggggggaatttatgtgttgagccagaggaaatggtactgaatgagtactttgcattattgttcaccaaagaaagagactttgtggaagatgatttttGGTTCGGatatgtggacagtctggatcatgttaacattgaaaaggaggaggtattgggcctTTTTAAAGATCTTAAGgttgataagtctcctgggccaaatGGGATTTACCACAGAatcctgagggaagcaagggaggaaattgctggggccttgactgacatctttgtgtcctcattggctacaggtgagatcccagaggactgaagaagAGGTAATGTGGCACCgcagtttaagaaaggtagcaggaataatcctggaaactataggccagtgagcctcacgttggtagtaggtaaattattggagagaattcccaGGGGcaagatttatacccatttggaaacaaatggactcattagcgatagtggcatggttttatgaaggggaggttgtgcctaaataatttgatcgagttttttgaggaggtgacaaagatgattgatgaggggagggtaaTGGAtggtgtttacatggacttcagtaaatcaTTTGAAAAGGTGCctaatggcagactggtacaaaaggtgaagtcacaaggggtcagaggtgaggtggtaacatggatacagaactggctcggtcacagaaggcaagggATAgaatagaagggtgtttttctgaatggaaggttgtgactagtggtgttccacaggaatctgtgctggggcctctgttacaTAAGCAATTTGGCGGAAAATgtagctgatctgattagtaagttcgcagatgacaccaaggttggtggaatggcagatagagttgaatattgtcagaggatacagcaggacatagatacgtTGGAgactgggcagagaaatggtaaatggagtttaatctggacaaatgtgaggtcatgcattttggtatgtctaacatagaggggaaatacacCATAAATGGCACAACACTTAGGAATATGGaaagacagagagatctgggtgtgcaggtccacagatctttgaagtcgcaacataagtggacaaggtagtcaagaaagcatatagaATGCTTGCATTCATTGGACAGTGCACCGAGTATAAAACTGCCAattatgctacagttgtatagaaccttggttaggccgcacttggaatattgcacacaattctggttgccacactaccagaaggatgttgaggctttggagagggtgcagaggaggtttaccagggtgttgcctggtctggagggtgtttgctatgtggagaggctgaatagactcggactgttttcattggaaagtggGAAGTCGaatggtgacctgatagaggtctacaagattatgaggggcatggatagggtggacggacaggcactctttcccagggtagagggatcagtcaccaggggacataggttgaaggtccatggggcaaagtttagaggagatgtgcgaggcaggttttttgcttggagggtggtgagtgcctggaacgcgttgccaggggaggttgtgtaagcagatacataaacggcgttcaaaaggcatcttgacaaacacatggatatggTGGGTAGAATGGAATACAATACAAGGAAGTGCTCAGGGTTTTGTCAAAGGTTGAtattatgaccggtacaggcttggagggccgaagggcctgttcctgtgcggtattgttctttgttctctttgttgtttgttctttgctTGCCATTtccactcaccgtcctgctctcatgtctacatctctgtccttgacctgctgcaatgtcccAATGgaacccagcgcaaactggaggaacagcacctcagccTCCGATtcggcatgttacagccttccggactgaacattgagttcaacaacttcagactgtgaactctctccctctgccacctttaccccatttttatttctctcaATTCATTCTCATTTATTCCACCCATCTgtgtttccctcaccattgtcctccctcctcccatcccaaaccacttgggccatctgttccctgttcctactTGCCCTTTAgtacactgcttacctttgttctgcctttAAAACATTCTGATATGTCTGTCACTATCTGCATCCTTCTTATAATATATGTAaaaatatattatataataataacctttgttgtcacaagtcggcttacattaacactgcaatgaagttactgtgaaaagcccgtagtcaccacattccagcgtctgttcgggtacagagagggagaattcagaatgtccaaattacctaacagcatgtctttcgggacttatgaaaggaaaccggagcacccagaggaaacacacgcagacacagggagaacatgcagaccccgaacagacagtgacccaagccgagaattgatccgggaccctggagctgtgaagcaacagtgctacacactgtgctaccgccTTGACCACCCCTATTTATGTTCCGTTTGTCTTTCTGcccacgacatctttgtcaatctccacctatcactggccctctattcagtcccactgctccacacccccatcccaccccacaacagtataaatctgatcctattccagttctctctctcgctttgacaaagagtcatccagactcaaaacataagctccctgctctatccacaggtgctgtcagacctgctgagattgtccagtattttctgtttttgtttcagattccagctttttcagtaatttgcttttaacattCCAGCCTTGTTCagccatagacatagaacatgcagtgcagaaggaggccattcggcccatcgagtctacactgacccactttagccctcacttccaccctatccccctaacccaataacctctcctaaacgtttttggacacttagggtaatttagcatgaccggggaagggtgggggggggggggggggggggttgctccgcGAGgtctggagggactggtggggtgtccagggggtggcctggggggctgTATTTGGCAAGTCGGGTCCATGCATGGCAGGCACCACGTTGTACgacgcgactgctgcaggtcatcgccttgcacatgcgcagccacggactcgGCCAGCCATCATCCGAGCAAAGACAGGTCCGATATGTTACATCATACAGacagatgatgaaagagtttgatgACATTAAGTTGACCAATTATTATGTTCACTAAGTGAATGGACTGAACCTTCACCAGTTGTATTCACCTCGGAAGGTATGGACAGTGATGTGACAGAATTGAGATCTACTACAGGGGAAAGTACAGCATCTGTCCCTGCAGAATCTTCAGTACGAACAGAGACAGATACTGATTTAGTTACACAAAAAGTACCACCAATAAGTAAAGCGGAGGGCACTTCGGTGATTTTGAAaagccaggggcgggattctcctctatccGGCAGGGTGGGCCataccggcaccgaggagtggcgtgaaccacaccggcgttAGGGCGcctggaaggtgtggaatcctcagcaccttcagggtgcgtgggagcaccagcgtgtactggcgtcatcccagctgggggggggggggttcttctccgcgccggccatggcggaccgttacaccagCCGGTGAGATGGGAaagggtgcccccatggcacaggcccgccgcagatcggtcggccccgatcacgggccaggccaccgtgaggcccCCCCGGGGCTAGGTTCCCCCGTGCGTCACCGAGGACTCCGGAGGCTGCCTGCAGAACCAGGTCCCTCCAGCAAGGACCTGGTCTAATTTACACCGGCTGGACCAGCCGAAATCggggggccactcggcccatcacagggcggcgaatcgccggggggccgctgccaatgaccCCCGACAGAGCGGGTCGCaatttccgcccccgccaaaaaaaggGCACCGGAGAATCTGGCAaccagcgtcggggcgggattcacgccgccccccggcccggcggggtgtcggagaatcccgccccagattccaGAAATCAAATATTACCTAAAAGAGACTGGCATCCTCCAAAGGGACTGTCTTATTAATGTATATACGTATGGGTAACATATTGGTGCAGGTTAAATTTAGTTGGGTCTGTTGTTGAAGTGTGTAAAAGAAAAGTTGTTTGCACTAAAGGAGTAAAGAGAGAGGGGGTTAAGTTTTCAAATAATACTGCCTGCTTGTGGAACATCAAGTGATCAGTCGTGATGTCAGCAGTGTGTTTGTGTAGGTGATTGGAGTTATCCatcttacactgcagaaggaactCCTCTTAATAAACCCGGCAGCGCATATTACAAACTTAGAGCGCGGCGGCACCTCTACTTCTTTTCCTATTTGCGGCTAACAACAAAAATATAACAGGAATAAATTTTCATCTAATTttatattcatttatttttcctgACTCTATTATGTCTTCCTCCAACCCGCAGTCTCCCTTTGTAGGTTGTATACAAGTTAATCCGTGTTGCCAAGATGAAATGTGTTCACTAAATGGTGACAGAGCGTAAACATTACCGACTGTCAGGAATGATCCAGCAGATTTTATCCCCACCCTGTTCTGTGTGAACCAAACTGTCAGCATTCACACTGATCAACCACACAAATCAAATCTTAGCCATGCTTTCATTTTATTGGCTATTTCAACATTCCACTTCTGATTGTACAATTGAAATCTCTGTTTGGGAAATCAATACCTGCTGCCATTGTGTTTTATTCTTTTTAGCCAATTTTAACCTATTTTTATATCCTTTAgtcttccctccctctccacctttccACACACAACAGCAACTCTTGGGAGAACAGAATAATATTATTTGTTTAGTTCACCAGTGGGGTCAATGTTCCTGAATGAAGCACAGAGATTTAGAATAATTACAATGAGATTATTTGAAAATTGTACACACATGTGTAACGTGCTCCATTAGAAAAACCTGAGCAGAATATAAGTGAAGTGAATACCAGAAGCTGTCTAGGGATTAGAGTGTTAATTCATCTTTCGGCTCAGCATTAGTTGGGAAAGTCATTGTTGACCGAGATGGAAAGGCGTAATTCACAAAGAGCACTTAGATATTCTTCATTGTCAGGGTCCAACTTGAAGGCTTTTTCAAAGCTTTCAACAGCCTCACGCTTCTTCCCATCCAGTTGGTGCATTAAGCCAAGAACACCATGGGCCTTGCTGTTTTTCGGATTCCTGCTAAGTTGTCTTTCTACTATTGACTTCAACCTCTCACAGCACTTTTTTCCTTCCGTTGAGTTAGAATCGACTTTCATTCCTTCCAGAAAATGGGTGATGGCGTTTGATTCCGATTTCTTCTCACGCAGTTCAAATAATCCAACGTCTAAACATATTTCCTGCTTATTTCTTGGAGGTATATCTTTCGATTTCAGTAGATTATTGTAAGTCTCCTCGACATTTTCATATTCTTCATTTAATGAACAGATTCTGGCATAATCCAGCTGTGCCCTAATAAATGTTAATGGGCGAGGTTCAAAAGCCTTTTTAAAATGATCCTTACACAGTTCAATCAGTTCAGCTCTCTGTTGAAAAGCAGGGTCACCAGGTCTTTTGCGACATGGCTTTTTGATCAGTGACAATACTTGCTTTCTGTAACACAGACCTATTTGATGGTGTAAGATCGTAGAGTGTGGCGTCATTTCCAATCCTTTCTTCAACAGCTCCACCGCTTTTTCCACATCTCCTTTTAATCTGTAAAATTTTGCTGCATAGCGAAGCACATGTGGGAGATCAGGGGACTTCTGCAACGCTTTTTCAACTAATTCCAGTGCTTCCTCAATTTGATTGAATTCCTGTAGTTTTAGAGCTAACAGCACCATGGCTTCACCGTGATCTGGATCAAGCTCCAACACACGTCTAAACTGCTTCATTGATTGAGTGGATTCACATTTCTCTGGGGTTCCAGAAAATGTTTCCAGACGAGACAGAACAATCGCATAGCCATCATTCCATTCAACATTATCAGGATCTTCCTCCAAAGCCTTTTGGAAACATCCCTTTGCTTCTTCATAATATTGAGCAGCAGATTTCAACAGTGACCAACCCTTCTCCCCGTTTACTGCAGGTATCATTGCTGTGTACCGAGAGGCATCAGGAAATTGTTTGCAGATCGTCTCCAGTTTGTCGAGGTAGGACTGAGCCTCTGTCAGTTGTCCCATGTGATAATATATCCAGGCATAGTTTCCAAAGGTGATGATGATTCTTTTATTAAATTTATCTTCATGATTCTCCCTCAGAAAATTTTCAGCTTCCTTTAAGTTTTGAATCGCCGCCTCACAGTTTCCTTGCAGACAGTTTACAAAAGCGAGCTGGTTGTAATACCTGGGTTGATATTTCTCATTCGTCTGAATTGAATCTTCTAATCTTTGCTTCATGTCATCCAAGTCAATATTTTCTTTCTGTGGCCCCCATGTGAAGTGACATTCAAGTTGTTCAAGCTTCACTTTCAACAAATCCTTCTCTTGGTCACTGCAAGAGAAAAACAAACCCATCAAAATCCATCTCGGACTAACTGAAccattttccagcccctccatcCATTTTTATTATCCAAGACCTTTTCCTGACTCTGGGACTCAATGACCCTGAAACCTCTGGTCACAAAATTATTATCTCAGAAAAACCTCCCAGCAAAATAAAGGGATTTACTTCATAACCTTGTCTGTTTTCATACTTGTCTTTTTTCCGCTGATTGATGTATTATCTGGTGAACGTTGAACCTCTCACAAAATGTACAGTAAATCTTAACCGCCTCAATGCCCAATTGGATGATGAGGAGCTGTAGCTGAAGTACTCAATCTCCTATTGGTTTTGCCAAGTACATCCCCTTCTCATTCTGCTCTGTAGGCCCCTCCTCACCGAGACTGCCTGCAGTCCCAGCATTGGTTCCACTCAAACTTGACACTGCTGAGCCTACAGAGCTGCTGGCCTGTCAATGGACtggctgctctctcaggtgggacCCTGCTCCCGAGTTAAGTGTGAATTCTCACCTTAAGACAATTAATGATGCTCCTGATCCAAAATTTACACAGAGAAGCCAGGAATATCTGGGGTGGACTCCCCCTGACCTTTAAGCTAGGTTTTGGGGGCAGTGTCGGACTTCCATTGACTCTGGTCGAAGAAGGTCACAAATGTAAAAATGTCATCCCGGTGTTCCAGTCCCTTCATGATCGAGTCCCTTTCTATCACCTTGAGTCCTATAGTCTTCTGAGAACTCTGCATTCATCTCACTCTAAACTTGTCCATGTGCTATTTCACCAGACTGCTGACTTCAGCCAGAGAAACTCCAAATTCCTGACTACCCTCCTTAAAGTTTACCCCCACATATAAACTAGTAAAGATTTTTGTCAGTCCTCTAAGTATTGTAATGATATTCTGGTATCAATCTACATGATGAATGTATGTGAATGTAGTACAGTcgtttcaacactagatgtcccATTGTCAGATGATAGAACTAGATTCCCGTTTCTTTCTCAGAGAGTGTGATCCAGGAcagtgaacagacaagacatagaatagcgagAGGGAGAGAAGTTCAAACTACTTTATAATAATATTGTATACTGAGATAGTCATCTGTATTGTATTTCATTTCTTTTGTTATTTCAGAATTGGAAAAAGGACTCACAATTATTGTTTATATTATTCATTAAATGGTTCATCttttacaagaagactattgaTCACTTTATCATCGGCTagttcaaagagtaatatatatatattttagataag
The sequence above is drawn from the Scyliorhinus canicula chromosome 16, sScyCan1.1, whole genome shotgun sequence genome and encodes:
- the LOC119950954 gene encoding interferon-induced protein with tetratricopeptide repeats 5-like isoform X3, producing MKQRLEDSIQTNEKYQPRYYNQLAFVNCLQGNCEAAIQNLKEAENFLRENHEDKFNKRIIITFGNYAWIYYHMGQLTEAQSYLDKLETICKQFPDASRYTAMIPAVNGEKGWSLLKSAAQYYEEAKGCFQKALEEDPDNVEWNDGYAIVLSRLETFSGTPEKCESTQSMKQFRRVLELDPDHGEAMVLLALKLQEFNQIEEALELVEKALQKSPDLPHVLRYAAKFYRLKGDVEKAVELLKKGLEMTPHSTILHHQIGLCYRKQVLSLIKKPCRKRPGDPAFQQRAELIELCKDHFKKAFEPRPLTFIRAQLDYARICSLNEEYENVEETYNNLLKSKDIPPRNKQEICLDVGLFELREKKSESNAITHFLEGMKVDSNSTEGKKCCERLKSIVERQLSRNPKNSKAHGVLGLMHQLDGKKREAVESFEKAFKLDPDNEEYLSALCELRLSISVNNDFPN
- the LOC119950954 gene encoding interferon-induced protein with tetratricopeptide repeats 5-like isoform X2, with translation MSDQEKDLLKVKLEQLECHFTWGPQKENIDLDDMKQRLEDSIQTNEKYQPRYYNQLAFVNCLQGNCEAAIQNLKEAENFLRENHEDKFNKRIIITFGNYAWIYYHMGQLTEAQSYLDKLETICKQFPDASRYTAMIPAVNGEKGWSLLKSAAQYYEEAKGCFQKALEEDPDNVEWNDGYAIVLSRLETFSGTPEKCESTQSMKQFRRVLELDPDHGEAMVLLALKLQEFNQIEEALELVEKALQKSPDLPHVLRYAAKFYRLKGDVEKAVELLKKGLEMTPHSTILHHQIGLCYRKQVLSLIKKPCRKRPGDPAFQQRAELIELCKDHFKKAFEPRPLTFIRAQLDYARICSLNEEYENVEETYNNLLKSKDIPPRNKQEICLDVGLFELREKKSESNAITHFLEGMKVDSNSTEGKKCCERLKSIVERQLSRNPKNSKAHGVLGLMHQLDGKKREAVESFEKAFKLDPDNEEYLSALCELRLSISVNNDFPN
- the LOC119950954 gene encoding interferon-induced protein with tetratricopeptide repeats 5-like isoform X1, whose protein sequence is MGLVCVVTEAACHLGFVQRGWLKSCSPLLAETCRAWARKISSDQEKDLLKVKLEQLECHFTWGPQKENIDLDDMKQRLEDSIQTNEKYQPRYYNQLAFVNCLQGNCEAAIQNLKEAENFLRENHEDKFNKRIIITFGNYAWIYYHMGQLTEAQSYLDKLETICKQFPDASRYTAMIPAVNGEKGWSLLKSAAQYYEEAKGCFQKALEEDPDNVEWNDGYAIVLSRLETFSGTPEKCESTQSMKQFRRVLELDPDHGEAMVLLALKLQEFNQIEEALELVEKALQKSPDLPHVLRYAAKFYRLKGDVEKAVELLKKGLEMTPHSTILHHQIGLCYRKQVLSLIKKPCRKRPGDPAFQQRAELIELCKDHFKKAFEPRPLTFIRAQLDYARICSLNEEYENVEETYNNLLKSKDIPPRNKQEICLDVGLFELREKKSESNAITHFLEGMKVDSNSTEGKKCCERLKSIVERQLSRNPKNSKAHGVLGLMHQLDGKKREAVESFEKAFKLDPDNEEYLSALCELRLSISVNNDFPN